One region of Rana temporaria chromosome 11, aRanTem1.1, whole genome shotgun sequence genomic DNA includes:
- the LOC120917448 gene encoding piggyBac transposable element-derived protein 4-like, whose protein sequence is MQHARVRRFTGSQILDYILNENEAEDTEQHSDMDEQVSEAEDEVEYQPEYTDTSDESDEEATSAEPAAVPAETFKSKSGKICWSSEPPDLHRRAAAADVIKMTPGITRFAVTRVSDIKTCFELFMPLSLKKVIIVMTNLEGKKVHGNMWNDINEECLDAYIGVLLLAGVYRSYNEATDSLWDKSRGRYIFPATMSLHTFRMISRVFSFDNRDTRAKSDKLAPIRNVWEKWVQLLLLMFNPGPQVTVDERLIPFRGNCPFRQYMPNKPGKYGIKIWAACDAKTSYAWNQKEGTALM, encoded by the coding sequence ATGCAGCATGCAAGAGTGAGAAGATTTACAGGAAGCCAAATACTGGATTATATCTTGAATGAAAATGAGGCagaggacacagagcagcatagcgaTATGGATGAGCAGGTTTCTGAGGCAGAAGATGAAGTAGAGTATCAACCAGAATACACAGACACATCTGATGAGTCTGATGAGGAGGCCACCAGTGCTgaacctgctgctgttcctgctgAAACATTCAAATCCAAAAGTGGTAAGATCTGTTGGAGTTCGGAACCTCCTGACTTACATCGCAGGGCAGCTGCTGCAGATGTAATCAAAATGACCCCTGGGATCACAAGGTTTGCTGTGACGAGAGTAAGTGACATCAAAACATGTTTTGAACTGTTCATGCCATTGTCACTAAAAAAAGTGATCATTGTAATGACAAaccttgaaggaaaaaaagtccatGGCAACATGTGGAATGACATAAATGAGGAATGCCTAGATGCTTATATTGGTGTTCTTCTTCTTGCTGGAGTGTACAGATCCTATAATGAGGCCACTGATAGTCTCTGGGACAAATCAAGAGGCAGATATATCTTCCCAGCAACAATGTCACTTCACACCTTTCGAATGATATCAAGAGTTTTCAGCTTTGACAACAGAGATACTAGAGCAAAATCTGACAAGCTTGCTCCCATTAGGAATGTCTGGGAGAAATGGGTTCAGCTCCTTCTACTAATGTTTAACCCTGGGCCTCAGGTAACAGTAGATGAACGTTTGATCCCTTTCCGTGGAAATTGCCCCTTCCGGCAGTATATGCCCAATAAGCCAGGCAAATACGGCATAAAAATCTGGGCAGCCTGTGATGCAAAAACAAGCTATGCATGGaaccaaaaagaaggtacagcgctgatgtga